One window of Nostoc sp. C052 genomic DNA carries:
- a CDS encoding GAF domain-containing protein, whose amino-acid sequence MGQPQKPIAAEQQILSLGRVLQSLREEDDVDVLIETTISYLKEQFDYRLIWIALYDRLNHILFGQGGITPDRDQSFLRQRVVLSPGDLLEQVVIEQHPLGVADLQTEIRATEWHKVAEKFHIQGTVILPIRYKDRCLGLVLLGSERWGYLLTGETKARLMMVLGELGAVLYQHEMHKQQKQTRRSDEPLLELLDNLRNLSNLNQRLEAAVQATHKFVSPSRTNVYWFEREGRYFWCRMSNQLVKIDRNSSTQQSAGMTVQELSDFYYALAVNQIVSIGDARSSLKSHFTAKLLQRLKVRSLLAAPIIWQKNLVGFLAVESNEPRIWTDTDRNFVQGVAGLISLVAPTENMEGTIKQIQEDAQLTSQVAQGIYSDNDLQETLQSCAKRVLARLAATRFLLLQYDSEQNNYQFIYQSQPHNRRPLTFTLNTLKELDGQLLQRSTQAVEIENLDEDLRFFNWRPSLLENGVRSLLICKCTHGQIPAPLLVITHETHRSWTTLEKELLWAVSQQIGVIVRQWQLHNRTTQQQKTSQAFEQCLRILTQSQNSIEVEKKHLERTALEQIASILGCPLAIMLSWAPGQSWAEIIPGVVDNSQFGIFSEASILIQAEALIQWALATENYLTLKADNLPPETRKWLNIPDKSQILVMALRTTAHYEITGVVLLVDYQERRWSEQNLSATATLISQLAWWRREKQITRLLESTTEELRQLNWYKHRRLEEIQRITAHSLKQIHDLGIPANELSQMRYQLLLRQLDHTATSMSGMLKLENWQLHISWETMSIASLLKRSLERIDNLLKQQKLWIGVHGLGQSIDEQESSKNSSSVRGVPTSSAQSAMAIAGDIVKIELVIHELLVTACNRSQIGGRIDIWCRRLDASKPSDTKHSSTTGGADRQTSLELSITYNGAIEAQLLTELHDNTPKDILAPSNLDQPPALHLLICQNLIQELGGELNFYQLPDNRVVSRLLLPLAIHDS is encoded by the coding sequence ATGGGGCAGCCACAAAAACCTATAGCCGCCGAACAGCAAATCCTCTCTTTGGGGCGCGTCCTCCAGAGCCTCAGAGAAGAAGATGATGTTGACGTTCTGATTGAAACTACTATTTCTTATCTCAAAGAACAGTTTGACTACAGACTGATTTGGATTGCTCTTTACGATCGCCTGAATCACATATTATTTGGCCAAGGGGGCATCACACCCGATCGCGACCAGAGCTTTTTACGGCAAAGGGTTGTTCTCAGTCCTGGGGATTTATTAGAGCAAGTAGTAATTGAACAGCATCCTTTGGGCGTAGCTGATTTACAAACAGAAATCCGCGCCACCGAATGGCATAAAGTTGCCGAAAAATTCCACATCCAGGGAACGGTCATTTTACCAATTCGCTATAAAGACCGTTGCTTAGGCTTGGTGTTATTGGGTTCAGAACGTTGGGGCTACCTACTCACAGGAGAAACAAAAGCACGTTTGATGATGGTTTTAGGTGAACTGGGGGCAGTGCTTTATCAACATGAGATGCATAAGCAGCAAAAGCAAACCAGGCGAAGCGACGAGCCATTATTAGAACTGCTAGACAATTTACGCAACCTCAGTAATCTCAATCAAAGACTTGAAGCAGCAGTACAAGCAACTCATAAATTTGTCTCCCCCAGCCGGACAAATGTTTATTGGTTTGAGCGGGAAGGGCGCTACTTTTGGTGTCGGATGAGTAATCAGCTGGTCAAAATCGATCGCAATTCTAGCACTCAGCAATCAGCAGGAATGACTGTACAGGAGTTGAGCGACTTTTATTATGCTTTGGCGGTGAACCAAATTGTCTCTATTGGTGATGCCCGTAGTTCTTTAAAGAGCCATTTTACGGCAAAATTGCTGCAACGATTGAAGGTGCGATCGCTTTTGGCAGCTCCAATTATTTGGCAAAAGAATTTAGTCGGTTTTCTAGCGGTGGAAAGCAATGAACCTCGCATCTGGACGGACACAGACAGAAATTTTGTCCAGGGTGTTGCTGGTTTAATTTCCCTTGTTGCACCTACCGAAAACATGGAAGGCACGATCAAACAGATTCAAGAAGATGCCCAACTGACTAGCCAAGTTGCCCAAGGTATTTATAGCGACAATGACCTCCAGGAAACTTTACAAAGTTGTGCTAAAAGAGTTTTAGCTCGACTAGCTGCCACCCGCTTTTTGCTGTTGCAGTATGACTCTGAGCAAAATAATTATCAATTTATTTATCAAAGCCAGCCCCATAATCGCCGACCGTTGACATTTACCCTCAATACCCTCAAAGAATTAGATGGGCAACTTTTGCAACGTTCAACTCAAGCGGTAGAAATTGAAAACTTAGATGAAGATTTACGCTTTTTTAACTGGCGACCCTCGTTGTTAGAGAATGGTGTGCGATCGCTACTTATTTGTAAATGCACTCACGGTCAGATACCAGCACCACTTTTGGTCATTACTCACGAAACCCATCGTTCTTGGACAACTCTGGAAAAGGAATTGCTGTGGGCCGTCAGTCAACAGATAGGGGTAATTGTTCGTCAGTGGCAATTACATAACCGCACCACCCAACAGCAAAAAACTTCCCAGGCATTTGAGCAATGCTTACGCATCCTGACACAATCTCAGAACAGCATTGAGGTCGAAAAAAAACATTTAGAACGTACAGCACTCGAACAAATAGCATCAATTTTGGGTTGTCCCCTAGCGATAATGCTGTCTTGGGCACCTGGTCAAAGTTGGGCAGAAATTATCCCCGGAGTGGTTGACAATAGCCAATTTGGGATTTTTTCTGAGGCATCTATTCTTATCCAGGCAGAAGCCTTAATTCAGTGGGCACTTGCTACAGAGAATTACCTGACTTTGAAGGCGGATAATTTACCCCCGGAAACCCGGAAATGGTTGAATATTCCAGACAAAAGTCAAATTTTGGTAATGGCATTACGTACAACTGCTCATTATGAAATCACCGGTGTAGTCTTGTTAGTAGACTATCAAGAGCGCCGCTGGTCAGAACAAAATCTGAGTGCAACAGCAACTCTGATTTCTCAATTAGCTTGGTGGCGACGTGAAAAGCAAATTACCCGACTTTTAGAATCTACAACAGAAGAATTACGACAACTTAATTGGTACAAACATCGTCGCCTAGAAGAAATTCAAAGAATAACGGCCCATTCCCTGAAACAAATACATGATTTGGGCATTCCTGCTAATGAACTAAGTCAGATGCGCTACCAGCTATTGCTGCGGCAGTTAGACCATACAGCCACCTCCATGAGTGGAATGCTAAAACTTGAGAACTGGCAGCTACATATAAGTTGGGAAACTATGTCCATAGCCAGTTTACTAAAGCGATCGCTCGAACGCATCGACAATTTACTTAAACAACAAAAGCTATGGATTGGCGTACATGGCTTGGGACAATCGATTGACGAGCAAGAATCATCCAAAAATTCTTCATCAGTCAGGGGAGTTCCTACCTCCAGCGCTCAATCTGCAATGGCGATCGCTGGTGATATTGTCAAAATTGAATTAGTTATCCATGAATTATTGGTTACTGCCTGTAACCGTTCTCAAATCGGCGGCAGAATTGATATTTGGTGTCGCCGTTTAGATGCGTCAAAACCTTCTGATACAAAGCATTCTTCTACAACTGGAGGGGCTGATCGTCAGACATCCCTAGAACTGTCGATCACATATAACGGTGCGATCGAAGCACAGCTACTCACAGAACTACATGACAATACACCAAAAGATATACTTGCTCCCTCCAACCTCGATCAACCACCAGCTTTGCATCTACTAATCTGCCAAAACCTCATACAAGAGTTGGGAGGAGAGTTAAATTTCTATCAATTACCAGATAATCGGGTAGTCAGTCGCTTGTTGTTGCCGTTAGCTATTCATGATTCTTAG
- a CDS encoding ABC transporter ATP-binding protein — MRETVLEVRNLQVEFPGDGNINRALDGISFSLHRGETLGIVGESGSGKSVTALAVMGLLQTPGIVTGGEIWFRPQENGKAIDLVKLPPEQMQLHRGGDIAMIFQEPMSSLNPVYNIGFQLTEAIVRHQNVSAAQARQIAIAGLQEVKLLPSDEEIQQQYTETSSKLEPSKLSQLVKEHKEAMLERYPHELSGGQLQRVMIAMAISCNPLILIADEPTTALDVTVQATILDLLRELQQSRDMAMIFITHDLGLISEIADEVAVMYKGKVVESGTSRQIFSSPQHPYTKGLIACRPTLNRRPQKLLTVSDYMSAEETPTGQVVIQAKEPVQPIEVTTEEISARLANFNQKEPLLQIRNLKVGFPVRGVFGGTKRYNMAVNGVSFDVKPGETLGLVGESGCGKTTLGRTLLRLIEPMSGQIIFEKQDITSLKGEPLQKLRREMQIVFQNPFSSLDPRMRVGDAVMEPLLIHAVGKTKQQRRQRVVELLERVGLSADAINRYPHQFSGGQRQRICIARSLALNPKFIICDESVSALDVSVQAQVLNLLKELQSDFQLTYIFISHDLSVVKFMSDRILVMNRGQIVEEGTAESIYQEPKEEYTQKLIAAIPTGSDERVRSRHLRAL; from the coding sequence ATGAGAGAAACTGTCCTAGAGGTTCGCAATTTACAAGTTGAATTTCCCGGTGATGGCAACATTAACAGAGCTTTGGATGGTATTTCCTTTAGCCTACATCGAGGTGAAACTCTAGGAATAGTAGGAGAATCGGGTAGTGGTAAATCGGTGACAGCCCTAGCTGTGATGGGCTTGCTGCAAACTCCCGGTATAGTTACTGGCGGTGAAATCTGGTTTCGTCCGCAGGAAAATGGCAAAGCAATCGATTTGGTAAAATTGCCTCCTGAACAAATGCAGTTACACCGAGGTGGCGACATCGCCATGATTTTTCAAGAACCGATGAGTTCGCTTAATCCGGTTTATAACATTGGGTTTCAGCTAACAGAAGCGATTGTGCGACATCAAAATGTGTCAGCAGCCCAAGCAAGACAAATTGCGATCGCAGGTCTACAAGAGGTAAAACTTTTACCTAGCGATGAGGAGATCCAACAGCAGTATACCGAAACTTCATCGAAACTAGAACCATCAAAGTTGTCACAGTTGGTTAAAGAACACAAAGAAGCCATGCTAGAACGCTACCCCCATGAACTTTCTGGGGGTCAGTTGCAACGGGTGATGATTGCAATGGCAATTTCTTGTAACCCATTAATCTTAATTGCTGATGAACCAACCACAGCCTTGGATGTGACGGTGCAAGCCACAATTTTGGACTTGTTGCGAGAATTACAGCAAAGCCGTGACATGGCAATGATTTTCATCACCCACGACTTGGGACTAATTTCAGAAATTGCTGACGAAGTAGCGGTGATGTATAAAGGCAAAGTTGTCGAATCTGGTACTTCTCGGCAAATTTTCAGCAGTCCCCAGCATCCATATACTAAAGGTTTGATCGCTTGTCGCCCCACACTAAACCGTCGTCCACAAAAATTACTCACTGTTTCTGATTATATGAGTGCAGAAGAGACACCAACGGGACAAGTAGTAATTCAGGCGAAAGAACCCGTACAACCCATAGAAGTTACCACCGAAGAGATTTCTGCAAGATTAGCAAACTTTAATCAGAAGGAACCCCTTCTGCAAATCCGCAACCTAAAAGTTGGTTTTCCAGTGCGCGGGGTGTTTGGTGGAACAAAACGCTACAATATGGCAGTTAATGGCGTTTCCTTTGATGTCAAACCAGGGGAAACACTAGGTTTGGTGGGAGAATCTGGTTGTGGTAAAACCACCCTTGGTAGAACCTTGCTGCGATTAATTGAGCCGATGAGTGGGCAGATTATCTTTGAAAAACAAGATATTACCAGCCTCAAAGGAGAACCGTTGCAAAAACTGCGGCGGGAAATGCAAATAGTCTTCCAAAATCCTTTTAGTTCACTCGATCCCCGGATGAGGGTTGGGGACGCGGTGATGGAACCATTATTAATTCACGCCGTTGGGAAGACAAAGCAACAACGACGCCAGCGAGTAGTTGAACTTTTAGAACGGGTGGGGTTGAGTGCAGATGCGATTAACCGCTATCCGCATCAGTTTTCTGGCGGTCAACGCCAACGGATTTGCATAGCCCGTTCTTTGGCATTGAATCCTAAGTTTATCATCTGCGATGAATCAGTTTCAGCGCTGGATGTTTCAGTACAAGCGCAGGTATTAAATCTTCTTAAAGAATTACAGTCAGACTTTCAGCTTACTTATATTTTTATTTCTCACGATTTAAGTGTAGTGAAATTTATGAGCGATCGCATTTTAGTGATGAATCGCGGTCAAATTGTTGAAGAAGGCACAGCCGAAAGCATTTACCAAGAACCCAAAGAAGAATACACGCAAAAACTAATTGCTGCAATTCCTACTGGTAGTGATGAACGCGTGCGAAGTCGTCATCTGAGGGCTTTATAG
- a CDS encoding IS1 family transposase (programmed frameshift), translating into MQCPYCGSTEIRKNGKRKGKQNHICTHCNRQFIDVYDQPKGYSEELKQECLKMYLNGMGFRGIERVKGVHHTTIIYWVKQLGEKLPDVPKEDMIPEVAELDELETFIGSKKTKFWLWTAVNHFTQGILAWVLGDHSSETFKPLWEIVEQWKSYFYVTDGWKVYPSFIPDGDQIVSKTYMTRVENENTRLRHYLARLHRKTLCYSKSEQMLRYSIKLLLHYLKYKIVPT; encoded by the exons GTGCAATGTCCATACTGCGGCTCTACAGAAATCAGAAAGAATGGGAAACGTAAAGGTAAACAAAATCACATTTGTACTCATTGCAATCGCCAATTTATTGATGTATACGATCAGCCAAAAGGATATTCAGAAGAACTAAAACAAGAATGCTTAAAAATGTACCTTAACGGTATGGGTTTTCGTGGTATTGAACGAGTTAAAGGCGTACACCATACTACGATCATCTATTGGGTCAAACAACTAGGAGAGAAGCTGCCAGATGTACCAAAAGAAGATATGATTCCAGAAGTTGCAGAACTGGATGAATTAGAGACATTCATCGGCTCAAAAAAAACAAAAT TTTGGTTGTGGACAGCAGTAAATCACTTTACTCAAGGTATTTTAGCTTGGGTTTTAGGAGACCATAGTTCTGAAACTTTTAAGCCACTTTGGGAAATTGTTGAACAGTGGAAAAGCTATTTTTATGTGACCGATGGCTGGAAGGTTTACCCAAGTTTTATCCCCGATGGAGACCAAATTGTGAGTAAAACATATATGACACGGGTGGAAAATGAAAATACTCGGTTACGTCATTATCTTGCACGCCTTCACCGCAAAACTTTATGCTATTCCAAATCAGAACAAATGCTGAGATACTCGATTAAATTATTACTTCATTATTTGAAGTATAAAATTGTACCAACATAA
- a CDS encoding single-stranded DNA-binding protein: MNSCVLMAEIINEPQLRYTADNLGVTEMLVQFPNSQKPEDPPATLKVVGWGNLATEIQQNYHQGDRVILVGRLTMNTVERQEGFKEKRAELTVQQIQSVGGSFDTDPLPSATVTPSFTETAPRQTPSASRPPQKEVPTYESAARPAPTPAPSYEPVPQPTNYERTTYPAVKEQEPDPDDIPF; this comes from the coding sequence ATGAACAGTTGCGTTTTAATGGCGGAAATTATTAACGAGCCGCAACTCCGCTATACAGCGGATAATCTGGGAGTCACGGAAATGCTGGTGCAGTTTCCCAATTCCCAGAAACCAGAAGATCCGCCAGCCACTCTAAAAGTTGTCGGCTGGGGGAATTTAGCGACAGAAATTCAGCAAAACTACCACCAAGGCGATCGCGTCATCTTGGTAGGACGTTTAACTATGAATACTGTTGAGCGTCAAGAAGGTTTTAAAGAAAAACGCGCTGAATTGACGGTGCAGCAAATTCAATCTGTTGGAGGTAGTTTTGATACCGATCCATTACCCTCAGCAACCGTAACTCCATCATTCACTGAAACTGCTCCACGACAAACACCTTCAGCATCTCGTCCTCCACAGAAAGAGGTTCCCACTTACGAGTCAGCAGCACGTCCAGCACCTACCCCAGCGCCAAGTTACGAACCCGTACCCCAACCCACAAATTATGAGCGAACTACTTATCCAGCAGTGAAAGAGCAAGAACCAGATCCAGATGATATTCCGTTCTAA
- a CDS encoding FAD-dependent oxidoreductase: protein MTTDVPKNLFQDPSVNPIHDIVDVQTTDCCIVGGGPAGAVLALLLARQGISVMLLEAHKDFDRDFRGDTIHPSVMEIMEELGLSDRLLQLPHTKMRQISIQTAQDTVTFADFSHLKTHYPYITMLPQVKFLEFITQEAQKYPSFHLVMGANVQELIAENGVIQGVRYRGGGGWHEIRAILTVGADGRHSRLRHLGEFESIETSPPMDILWFRLPRQPEDPEGGMGRFGQGNIIAMLDRGDEWQVAYVIPKGGYQQLRAAGLEELKKSVVEVVPEFQQRIQNLHDWSQIAFLSVESSRVKRWYRPGLLLIGDAAHIMSPVGGVGINYAIQDAVVAANALSKPLKNQQVQLSDLAKVQRQRELPTRIIQAFKTFIQKRVFAPVLNSNRTFVPPAFLRLPILRDLPARLIALGVFPVHVKT, encoded by the coding sequence ATGACTACCGATGTACCTAAAAATCTTTTCCAAGATCCAAGCGTTAACCCTATCCATGACATTGTAGACGTACAAACCACAGATTGTTGCATTGTGGGTGGGGGTCCAGCAGGAGCAGTATTAGCACTGTTGTTAGCGCGTCAAGGCATTTCTGTGATGTTGCTGGAAGCACACAAAGACTTCGATCGCGACTTTCGCGGCGATACGATTCATCCATCGGTGATGGAAATTATGGAGGAATTGGGACTTAGCGATCGCTTGTTACAACTTCCCCATACCAAAATGCGCCAAATTAGTATTCAAACTGCTCAAGATACTGTCACATTCGCAGATTTTAGTCATTTAAAAACCCACTACCCATACATTACAATGCTTCCCCAGGTAAAATTCCTGGAGTTTATCACCCAAGAAGCACAAAAATATCCTAGTTTCCATCTGGTAATGGGTGCGAATGTACAGGAATTAATTGCCGAAAATGGTGTGATTCAAGGTGTCCGCTATCGGGGTGGTGGTGGTTGGCATGAAATTCGGGCAATACTGACAGTGGGTGCAGATGGTCGCCACTCACGTTTACGCCACCTGGGTGAGTTTGAGTCCATTGAAACCTCGCCGCCAATGGATATCCTCTGGTTTCGCCTACCGCGTCAGCCAGAAGACCCAGAGGGGGGAATGGGGCGCTTTGGTCAAGGTAATATCATCGCTATGCTTGACCGTGGTGATGAATGGCAAGTTGCCTATGTCATTCCTAAGGGAGGCTATCAACAACTACGCGCTGCGGGTTTAGAGGAATTAAAAAAATCTGTTGTCGAAGTAGTGCCAGAATTTCAGCAACGCATTCAAAATTTACATGATTGGTCACAAATAGCTTTTCTCTCAGTGGAGTCCAGCCGCGTCAAACGCTGGTATCGTCCAGGGTTGCTACTCATCGGTGATGCCGCTCATATAATGTCCCCCGTTGGTGGAGTTGGGATTAACTACGCCATTCAAGATGCTGTCGTTGCAGCGAATGCACTCAGCAAACCGCTCAAGAACCAACAAGTACAACTTAGCGACTTAGCAAAAGTACAGCGTCAACGCGAGTTACCTACACGCATCATTCAGGCGTTTAAAACTTTTATCCAAAAGCGGGTATTTGCCCCAGTTCTCAACTCCAATCGTACCTTTGTACCACCTGCGTTTTTGCGCTTACCCATCTTGCGCGACCTTCCCGCCAGGTTGATCGCCTTGGGTGTTTTTCCGGTTCATGTCAAGACTTAA